The genomic stretch atgcagccgCATTGGCTGCAGATTGCAaccgaacctgcggccgctgcatcgaggactgAGGCTCTGGCGCCCTCTACCAGGtaagctacccaggcgcccgtcTTTCTGGATATTTTGATTAAGTTTAGTTGCCTTAACCCTtaggctactttttttttattacataattTATGTAATTGTTGAAACTAAGGTTGCAATGTTGCACAACTGTGAAAAAAGAGTCGTCCAGATTTAGATCTTTTCACAGTATATTTTTATTGCATGCTTTTTGACAACTATCATATCATAATGCAGGTTTACATCTTAAAAGGTAAATATAGCACAAATGCACTCTTGATCAGTATGATATTGGGACTGAGCACAATGTTTGTACTGAATACTACCTGGATCAAAtaatggcttttaaaaaaacaattgccAGGTAAGTTTTGAATTGCATTTGTATCACGTCAATGCTACAGAGTTCAAATTCAATTTTCATACACCTTATGATGACTTATGACGTGTCGTGTTGATGCAGTTAAACCTGAAAGATCGGCTCACAGTTAGAATTATTCCATTAGTCCAAAATCAGTGACTTCATTAGGCAGTTAACAGCTATGTTCAGAGAGCTATCCATCTGGTATCTGCtggcctttctttttttttttcttcactcttcTTTCTCCAGCTGCTTGATGTCAAAGGTCATCAAAACAGCCATGTCACTAGACACTCCTGACGTCGAGGCCAGTTTCAGTTGTTGGAGACCGTTTCCACTGAAAACCTCACCCTCCCAGACTCTGCTCTTGTTCAGTTTCAGATCAGTTCGCGCCTCTCCCATCACGCTCACTCTCTGGGCCCCGGGGACCCTCACCCTGAAGCGGACCCACGAGAGGGGCTCCAGCAGGCCCACGCGGGGCTCAAAGAGCACAAAGCCTTTCCTCCAGGCTGAGTAGACGCAAGGGAACGGAGGACCCGGCTGATCACAGCTGTTCCTCAGAACAAAGTCACACATGGGGTTGAAATCTCCACCGGGGGTGATCTTGGCATACAGCCCCAGCCGATACACCCCGGCATCGGGCAGGCTGACGCTCACCGTCACCTTGCTGTCTGTGTACGTGCAGAAAAGGTGGCGTGATAGTGGGACGGCTGCCGTTTCGGTCTCTTCCCTGCTGAGCACGGTGTGAAGCTCAAGGTCCCGCTGGTTGTGGAAGGTGATGTTACACTTGCCTTGCTGGGTGCTCACCAGCGCTGCCGTGTGGCTGAATTTGGACAGCCCCGCCTCTGACGTGCGGGTCCCCGGCCCGCACGCCGTGCCCAGGTGGGGAGGGTAGAGCTCGTCCGGACGGACCACCTTCCCTTTGCAGTGCAACAGGAAGTTTGCAGCGTTCTGGAACTTGGCTTCCGTTTTCTCGTAGTCTCGCACGAACACCGACAGCCGGTAGAAGCCACGCGAGGGACACAGGACGTGGCAGGTCAGGGCGTCCGGTTGAATCTGAGAAGCCAGGCAGCGCTTGGCTACAGCAGCTTCCAGCTCCGGGTGGACCAGCTCACACAGCACCATCAGAGGCCTGGACGTCTTCAGCGCCAACTCGTAGACGCCGTCTTCCACCTCGGCGGCCTTGCTGCCCTGGCTGCTGCCAGTTATGCCCAGGGACCCCGCAACAGGCTGCAGGCCCCAAGACAAGAAGGGGTTCTCTGGGATCTCCTCCCTGGCCCTGGGGATCGGACACTCCACTGTGAAGGAGCAGACCCAAAGCAGAGCCGTGGTGGCCGTTTCAGGCCGGGCGAACACCTTCACGTCATACACGCCGCTTGCAGGCGGCAGGAGCTGCAGCTTCATGCTCCGATGGGAAACGGTCAGAAGGCCAAAGGAGGAGTTGCTGGACTCTTTCTGCTCCGGAGCTCCACAGTGGAGAAGGTCCCGGTGCTGTGTGATCTCATAGGTAAAAGTGGCTGGCCTGGAGAAGCTGAGGGACACATTTGCCTCGCCATCATCTGAGGAGGAAATCACAAGtggaatttttgtttttaagcagTTTTAAGACCATTTCTCTTTATATTGAAAggacagaaatgtaagattgaTAGATGTAGGTTTTTTGAGTGCATCAAATTGTGTTAAAACGGGAGGACTTATACATTTGCAAGCCATGTGAAATCCCAGACGGACCTGTGACGATGTGAAAGTGATGAGGCTGAATTAGCCTGAGCCCCATGGTGAAGAAGGCGGAGGTCTTGAAGACCCTCTTCTCAAACTCCCCCAGGGGGATGGGCGTGTCCAGGAGCTGCCATTTCTCCTCATCGGGGAAGTGGGAATCTATGAACTCCTCTGGGTCCGTTAGGAAATAGAAATCGTCGAACCTTGGAGGTGAACAGATGGAGACAGCAGACTGGTTTGAGACTCGAAGCCGCTCCTGGTTTTGTGTGTACGATAATAAACCAACAAGCAAACTCAAACTTGGCCATGGCGCTTTTATGGAAttgtactgcagtaaaaacAGAAAGATTCTAAATCACTGATTCAGTTTCAGATTCCAAGTTTGGACTTATTTCACAGAAAATGTTCATTCTGAAACTACATTACCGCTGAATGGTGAATGTGTGGGGGACCGACGGgggaccgtcctgatctcgcgagctccagttttccactcgcagatcagtctggcatcttgagatagagaaaatttggagccgttcgccgaacgaccgaccaatcagcgttggttttgaggcgggtttaggtgtgacgcaacgagaatgagaagcgactgttcagtctaaacaacgtggcgaGTTCCACGgaggagatgagcgtagctatcgcgcaagttttatccgaattagaaagtaatccttcattgaaagaagagcaaaaaacagcactggaggcttttccgggaggtttttgctcttctcccgactggtttcggcaagagtttgatctgattggttgatttggccccagacagacagacagatggtttatccaatcagctaaccagtattttcgccccttcccaaaagttctccaacggaaagttcccagatggatatgccgagcaaatgcgaagcaacccatctggcggagtcaggttacctTAGTCCCTCTTCCTTTTGCAAACCTTTTGACACGCTCGTGCTCCATGTCTACTCGTCCTGCTCCCCAGCAGGCGTCCAATAGGAACCACTGTCCTCCCAGAAGCACAGAGTTCCACAGGTGATCCGATTTCACATGCTTGAGGCTCTGGCCCTGAAGGTACCCGATGCCTTTACTGTGGCCCGGCACTTCTTGGCACTCGATGCCGACCTCTCTGTAAACACAAACCAAACGGAACACACTCACTGCCTTTTGTTTTGTATCCCTGTGTCTGTAAACTCAAGTTGAAGGTTATTGTTTGTGCCGTCAAGTGGGTCCTGAACACAATCAGTTCcacacacattatttgtaaTAGAAAGGTCTATCTTGAACTTAGAAGGGACCAAGGATGCAGAATGCAGCACAATACCGAATGGGTGGATGGAAGAATGGCAATAATGAGCACTTGCTGCTTTTGAATGTGTTCTGACGTCTAGATGATGGAAAAGTGTACTGCAATATGGAATCCTATTGTGCTAAATGTTTTTCCTCTGTATACAGTAACAGTGTTTTTCCTAGCTTTATAAAAGATTTAGGTGCAAGTATTTGGCGGGGGAGTTCAGGGTTTGTCCCtccaaagaaaatgtttttcaataaaaaaagagaagcagtttgacatcattttggagcattttttatcaccatatctgtgtttaaaacgttgaaaaaggtaaagcagataataaataaataacactcagaAAGCTTAAAGTCAAAGAAGTCCTCTGGGGACCGACAACAATAGTTAGATCTGAGGAAAGTCTTTTAGTTACTTTGGTGCTCGCATCGATTTCATTCGGCTAAGGTGCTGACCAAAACTGCTCGGGTGCCGCACCTAAAAAATaatggggtcagccctatgttcccacagcccaatggtcccacagccatatgttcccacatttctaagaatttttttttctctgaaaattaggccctatgttcccacatttcttaggaaaaaaatgtcactgaaaattaggcctatttctaggacattttcaaaattagtcttgtgttcctacattgcCCTTCAAtgtaagccctatcctcccacaagattgtttagggttagggttagggggataaaatctgatacaaatttatgaaaaaggaaatgtgggaacatagggcctaattttggaaaaaaattcttaaaaaatgtgggaacatagggccgtGGGGCCATAGGCATGCTCCCAAAATGATAATAGTAGGGAAAACCCTGAGTAAGTTCAAGTCAAAACTAGGAAAATATCAATGAGGCATAACCCTGCAGCTGTTGGTTTCAGCTTGTTTAGGTGACCCATTTGAATATAAGGGATTTGTAGTAAAAAGGGGAAAACTAGtctttaaaaatgttgtgccGTTATATGTGTAGACATAGAGTTGTGAGACCTTGATGTCATTTATTTGAGGAATAGTTTTTAGTAAAAATTTTCAACGTTAACCTATATTCAGCCGGGCCTTTGATTAAGAATGATTTATAGACCTTATTTACATAATTTTCTACGTTGTTAAAGGAGACTCTTTAATTTCATCGctgattattattttacatCTTTTTATACCCCTTATCAATTTTATTTCCAATTCTGTCTATTCCATCTAGTTTTTAGTCTAGCTTTTAAATCTTATTATtattggggcggcctctagctcacccagtaagagcgttggccccatgttggctgagtcctgcagcggcgcagggtttgaatccgacctgctgccctttgctgcgtgtcatcccccatctctctccccctttcatatctatccactttcaattaaagggaaaagctcccaaaaaaatcttaaaaaaaaaaaaatcttattattattattatatcttcTAAATCTTTTTTATTGTCATCTTTTAATTCCTGCTTTGTCTTTTAATCTAGTTTTTATTTCACCCTGCTTTACTATCATGACTCTCATTATAGCTCTTAAATCTATTTTATAACTTTTCATCATGTTTATTGCCTCATGTGCATTGGTCTCTAATtgttaaatatgttttgtttcttttatagttttacGGTCTACACTTTTTCTGTTTAATCATCGGCTGGTCGGTCATCTCCGAAGCACTTTGAACTGCACTCACCTCTAGAAAAATGTGCTACACGAGTGAAGATggattgattatttttatttttttgtgtttacctGCACATCTCCGTACAGAGGCTGGAGTAGCCGCAGCAAACGCCCCGACCGGCCGCTATCACCTCCTCTGGGGAGCTCAGCTTCTGTGAGCGCCCAAGGTACCCACTCACATCATActctgtgaacacaacattCCTTTTATTCCCAAACAAGGAGTCAATATAACACCTGCTCTAAAACACAGATGGATTACCATATTCTAAAATTCACAATGTGGCATATTACCAGGGGCaattccaggattttttaagtggggGGTGGCACGGgatatcagaatacagcatagaaaatcagCTAAGAAACATAGGAAacattggataggatagaacataGAACACAATGCCATTCCGCTAAATagaacatcacattcattagtaATTTCacttcttttcattttaaacaaattgtatatacgaatacaatacacattttctataggctcagttgccactttaaatttttttgggaTATTCACTCTGGAAACatgaattggtcatgtgacaagggctggggaacatggcagaaaaggcagccaagtgacagttctctgatccaatggaaatcacaattgccagattgacagcactctagccgggtgggggggggggggtggacgGTGCCATCCCatgccccccttctagccccgcccctaCAGAACACTATGATTTCTGTGCGAGTACATAGAGTTGAGTCAAATACCCACCGATGTTGTGGCACAGCCAGACCCAGATGGCCCGCAGCCTCTCCAGCTCATTTCTGGCTCCTTGGGTGATGCTCTGTACTATCGTCTTCACGTCATACACACACTTATCCTTCagctgcagcacacacacacacacacacacacacacaaaatattaacttttagataaaatatgtttatataatgtatataggTGTCCAAATAATACTTTCATTCAAGCGTTTTCCTCATCATACATATTTCCGTGTCATTCGGTGCATTGAGCGAACCCGGTTACTCATCCAAGGTCAAGGATGTCGGTGCTGCCTGAGAGCTGCGGTATTCACTGCAGTAGATAAGTAGATGTTCTCATTCCTCAATGCTTATTCTTGCAGAGATCAGGGACGCAAAGACCCATCTCTGTTTTGGTGTTCTTAGTTATCTTTGGTCCTCTTATTTAAGTATGGATGAGCGAGAGTTGTTGTTCTGCGTAGCTTAACAGATGAAGCATGGACTGATGTTAGTCATTGTTAAAGATTCAGTTTTTACCGAGTGAACGGTAAGTAGATTTTCCCTTTGGCCGCCAACAGTAAAAATGTGAGCACTCCCTACGTTATGTAGGGCTGGTTACCGAGTTCAATCATTATTTTTAGGCACCGGccaaattgcctctaaagtattgagtatcaatacccaatttcaatacctaaggagtaaatctcatcagtgtcaggGAGCCAATAAACATGCAGCGttcttctaccaagatctagtAATGCTGCTGATTcgctaacgttacacgtcatagaggcaggcaggaaaagCTCGACGTTACGCACAGGGCTCACGTAGTcgaagctgaaaaataaataaaaagatttgtaattggtattgaaaaaagaaagtatcttttaggaaccggtattgacgtcacggtattggtatcggtaccggtgTTGCACTTTTTTGAACGATACACAGCCCTAATATTGTTATTCCAGGATCggggtttcccccagaaaagttgtttagcccagtggcaagtgtctttttttcgCCAAAAAGAGCCCAAACGATTTTACGATAACAGAATCATGGGCGGAACTGAGGACCTATGAGACAGATTCCATAGGGCCGTACATttagtcagtgctaaaagctaattGGAAATTCGAAAATATGACATTGTCTAACTTTCCAACCAAGCAGCCCCACTGTAACtagtttaaaaaatacattactAAATAATTCCCAGTGACTTAGGCCTGGTGGTGGCCCACCAGACTTGCATTACACTGGGGACACTGatgttgtactgtatgtgtttcttCATCACCTCTGCTCCTGCCCTGATGACATGGGAATCAACCCTGTGGAAGACCTCAGAGTTGGTAAAGAGGTCCTTTCGACGCCTCCTCTTCCCTACTGCCACAGGGTGCGGCGGCGCACTCGGCCCCAGGTGTGCTTTGGGTTTCAGGTCCCTGTGTTCCTCCGCCTCCTTCCTCACTGCACTCTTCTTCACCACGGTGATGGTCCTGGCCGCGCTCTCAGACGACAGCTGTCTCTTTGCCGCGGGACGCTGATCTTCACTCTCAACGGTCAGTTTC from Perca fluviatilis chromosome 20, GENO_Pfluv_1.0, whole genome shotgun sequence encodes the following:
- the ky gene encoding kyphoscoliosis peptidase, producing MSATVATQKFSFPFSCAGAACLSQPDQGTQKGCVQVKALQLRDLQENPILSEASPAAVVGALVQNENHAQESPKPPPGGFTAAARVLQVCAEASQSAVVPRQGAFEKLTVESEDQRPAAKRQLSSESAARTITVVKKSAVRKEAEEHRDLKPKAHLGPSAPPHPVAVGKRRRRKDLFTNSEVFHRVDSHVIRAGAELKDKCVYDVKTIVQSITQGARNELERLRAIWVWLCHNIEYDVSGYLGRSQKLSSPEEVIAAGRGVCCGYSSLCTEMCREVGIECQEVPGHSKGIGYLQGQSLKHVKSDHLWNSVLLGGQWFLLDACWGAGRVDMEHERVKRFDDFYFLTDPEEFIDSHFPDEEKWQLLDTPIPLGEFEKRVFKTSAFFTMGLRLIQPHHFHIVTDDGEANVSLSFSRPATFTYEITQHRDLLHCGAPEQKESSNSSFGLLTVSHRSMKLQLLPPASGVYDVKVFARPETATTALLWVCSFTVECPIPRAREEIPENPFLSWGLQPVAGSLGITGSSQGSKAAEVEDGVYELALKTSRPLMVLCELVHPELEAAVAKRCLASQIQPDALTCHVLCPSRGFYRLSVFVRDYEKTEAKFQNAANFLLHCKGKVVRPDELYPPHLGTACGPGTRTSEAGLSKFSHTAALVSTQQGKCNITFHNQRDLELHTVLSREETETAAVPLSRHLFCTYTDSKVTVSVSLPDAGVYRLGLYAKITPGGDFNPMCDFVLRNSCDQPGPPFPCVYSAWRKGFVLFEPRVGLLEPLSWVRFRVRVPGAQRVSVMGEARTDLKLNKSRVWEGEVFSGNGLQQLKLASTSGVSSDMAVLMTFDIKQLEKEE